The Aureispira anguillae genome contains a region encoding:
- a CDS encoding B3/B4 domain-containing protein, which translates to MQKKIVIDPLLKEKCPQLTLGCLSCTVVWEEKSTALAAAIQQTCTDFSKKLETPAISKIATIASSRTAYKALGKDPSRYRLSAEALLRRVVKGKGLYEINTIVDTLNLISIQTGYSIGGYDLDKIDGDIVLGIGEEGEPYQAIGRGDLNISNLPIFRDAQGAFGSPTSDSTRTMVTAETTHFLMIFLNFGKHDNLQEVLERTVDYYQQFTTATNFQTTIID; encoded by the coding sequence ATGCAAAAAAAGATTGTTATAGATCCCCTTCTTAAAGAAAAATGCCCCCAATTGACGTTGGGTTGTCTTTCTTGTACAGTGGTTTGGGAAGAAAAATCAACAGCACTTGCTGCTGCTATTCAACAAACCTGTACTGATTTCTCAAAAAAGCTTGAAACTCCTGCTATCAGCAAGATCGCTACCATAGCATCTTCTAGAACAGCTTACAAAGCACTGGGCAAAGACCCCAGTCGTTATCGCTTATCAGCAGAGGCCTTGTTAAGGAGAGTTGTAAAGGGCAAAGGGCTGTATGAAATTAATACCATTGTCGATACGCTCAACCTTATTTCGATTCAAACGGGATACTCTATAGGCGGATATGATTTAGATAAAATTGATGGAGATATTGTATTGGGAATAGGAGAGGAAGGAGAACCCTATCAGGCAATTGGGAGAGGAGATTTAAATATAAGCAATCTTCCTATTTTTAGAGATGCTCAGGGCGCATTTGGTTCCCCCACTAGTGATTCTACTCGAACGATGGTAACTGCTGAAACAACACATTTTTTGATGATCTTTCTTAATTTTGGCAAGCACGATAATTTGCAAGAAGTGTTAGAACGTACAGTTGATTACTACCAGCAATTTACAACCGCTACGAACTTTCAAACGACTATTATCGATTAA